The genome window ACCCTATCGGCTCTCACGAAAGCGGATTAATTGGAGACTGTTCATCTGACAAAGCTAGTAACCTAGTTCCTATCATTACTGAAACAGCTATAGGCATCAGAGAACAAATAACTGTTTTTGGAGATGATTATGATACAAAAGACGGTACTTGTCTAAGGGATTATATTCACGTTGTTGATTTGGCTAACGCTCATGTTAAAGCCTTGCAATATGTCATGAAAAACAAGGGAAAATCAGCATTCAATATTGGCACAGGAAATGGGGTTAGTGTTCTTGAGGCTATTCATATATTTGAACAAGTAAACGATATTAAGGTAAATTACAAAATTGGACCCCGTAGAGCTGGTGATGTAGAAAAAATTTACTCGGATAATACCTTATCCTCAAACCAACTTCAATGGAAGGCTAAAAAAACTCTTGAGGACGCTATGAAAAGTGCTTGGAAATGGGAACAACAAAAAAGTAGTTAAGAATGTCCAAAAAAAATGTCGGTATTGTTTTAGATAAAGAATTTTACTCTGATATTAGAGTAAGAAAAGAAGCCGACATCTTGGTGAAAAATGGTTTTAATGTATTTGTGTTGTGCTTTAGTTTCAAAAATTACGACTACAGCAATGTACAGCCTATTGAAGTAACTAGCATTAAGCTGAGTAAAAAATTAAAAAATATTTTATTTTTTCTTTTTCAAAGAATACCCATATACGAGTACCTATGGTCTAAGAAAATACGTCAGTTTATTCTAGAAAATTCCATTGACACAATTCATGCACACGATTTATACATGTCAAAATGTGCTCATAAAGCCATTAAATCTTCAAAAAAAGAGGTAGAGCTAATTCTAGATTTGCACGAAAATTACCCAGTTGCTGTCAACTCCTATAACTGGACAAAAGGTTCGCTAAGAGGGTTTTTAGCAAATACTTCTATTTGGTTTAAAAAAGAAAAAGAGTATTTATCCTATGCCGATAAAATCATTGTATTATCGGAAAATTTTAAAAACTCCCTAATTGAAAGATATAATTTCTTGAAATCTGAAACTATTTACTCTTTTGACAATTCTATTGATTTAAAAAAATTCGAGTCATTTTCTATCAAAATATTACCTAAAACAAAGAATAGAACAACTCTTTTTTACTTCGGTGTTATCGGTCAAAGAAGAGGTATTTTTACGTTGTTTTCAGTGTTTCAGAAGGCCATAGAAATAGGTTTAAAAATTGACCTTCTTTTGATTGGGCCTATTGATAAAGCTGACGTAAAGACTTTTAAAGAATGGATTGCTAATCCTTCTATTAAAGAATACGTCAATCACATTCCTTGGATTGATTTATCGGAACTCCCCTCCTATCTTAACAGCATTGATATTTGCGTATGCCCTCTTATCAAAAATGCACAACACGAATCTGGAATAGCCAACAAAATATTCCAATACTTATTCGGTGCAAAAGCAATCATAGCATCTGATTGTCTGCCACAACAACAACTTATAGAAAATTATAATTGTGGCTTGGTTTATACTAATGAAGATGAGTTTTTAGCATGTATAGAACAACTTGTTAATGATGAATCGTTGCGAAAAGAAATGGGT of Flavobacteriales bacterium contains these proteins:
- a CDS encoding glycosyltransferase, producing the protein MSKKNVGIVLDKEFYSDIRVRKEADILVKNGFNVFVLCFSFKNYDYSNVQPIEVTSIKLSKKLKNILFFLFQRIPIYEYLWSKKIRQFILENSIDTIHAHDLYMSKCAHKAIKSSKKEVELILDLHENYPVAVNSYNWTKGSLRGFLANTSIWFKKEKEYLSYADKIIVLSENFKNSLIERYNFLKSETIYSFDNSIDLKKFESFSIKILPKTKNRTTLFYFGVIGQRRGIFTLFSVFQKAIEIGLKIDLLLIGPIDKADVKTFKEWIANPSIKEYVNHIPWIDLSELPSYLNSIDICVCPLIKNAQHESGIANKIFQYLFGAKAIIASDCLPQQQLIENYNCGLVYTNEDEFLACIEQLVNDESLRKEMGENGKKMLYHNYDNQKQDNTLIQIFR